AGCTAATTAAAGCCGTAACAATAGCAAGGGAAAAAGCAAGTCCAATGGTTTGAGATTTACTTAGCTCTAAGCCAACGTGTTTTAGCCCTTTGTCTAAAGTAACAACACAAATAATGAAAACGGTCAAGCCTGCATAATAAGGTGCATATTTTTGTGCTTGAACAAGAGGTTTTTCTGTATCAAAAATTAGTTTTTGTGTTGAGCTAAAAATACCAAATGCTACAACTCCAGCAATAACAGGGGTAATGAACCAACTACCAACAATACCTGTAAATTGAGACCATTGCACTGCTTCTGCACCAATAGTGATACAAGCAAAGCCAACAATAGCACCAATAATTGTATGGGTTGTTGATACGGGCCAGCCTTTTTGAGAAGCAATAAGTAACCATACGCCTGCAGCAAAGAGCGAAGACATCATTCCTAAAATAAGAATATCAGGATTACCCGCAAAAGCATCAGAAGCAATAATGCCACTTTTTATTGTTTCAGCAACTTCTCCGCCAGCAAGATAAGCCCCAGCAAATTCAAAGATAAGTGCGATATAAATTGCTTGTCTAGCAGTAATCGTACCTGATCCAACAGATGTTCCCATTGCGTTAGCAACATCATTTGCTCCAATGCCAAAGGCCATTATAAAGCCGAATGCAGCAGTAATCAGTATAATGATAAATCCGTAATGATGTATGAGTTCCATAAACCTTTCCTCTTATGAACGTGCCAGCATTAATTCAATGCGTGAGCCAACTCTTTGAGCTTGATCAGCAAGAACCCCAATCCATTCGATGATTTTATATAAAAACATAATATCAATTGGATTGTGTGAGTTTTCAATATTAAGTAATGATTTGCGTAAGACGATTTGCAATTGATCGGTGTCATCTTCAATTGTATCTAGCTCTAAAATCATACGGTTTACAAAATTTAATTCCCGTCCACGAAAGCCTGTTTCCAATAATTGATCCATTTCGTTAATAACTTTGTCGGATTGTTTTGTTGCATCGAGGCTACGAGATAAGAAGTGTAAAAAAGCAGGTTGCATTTCGGTTGGAATAACAAGCTGACGGCCAATAACACGTCCAGAGATATCTTTGGCATAGTTAGCGAGCTTGTCTAATTGCGTAACTAATTCTAATAAATCAGTACGTTCTACGGGCATAAATAAACCACGAGGTAACTTTAGGCGAATTTCACGTTTAAGTGTATCAGCACGACGTTCTAATTCAATGATTTGACTACGAATTTTCTCTGCCTCGTCCCAACGATTTTCAAAGCTCGCTTCAAAAAAAGGGACTAATAAACCACAACATTCTGTTACTTTTTTAGAATGTTTTTGTAGAGGTTTGAGTGGCGAATGGGCGAATAATCCTAAAATATTATTCATTGCCATAGAATATCTCCAATTGGGTTGATAAAAATATGCCTACTTTTTACAAGTAAGATAAAACTTGGCGAATTTTACTTTATGTTGTGAGGAAGATCACGAATTAAAATCTTTTCGTGGATTTATTTTTGTAAACAAGCGGTGAGATATTGACAATATCTTGCAAATAGGCTACCTAGTTTCTTAATAAAATAGGGATGTTAATTTGAGTTTGGAAATCAAAAAATTTATATGCTTATATTTATAAATCAATAATTTAGTGCAAGTTTCAATGATTTTTAAATTTACAAGGTGGCTGAGAAGTATTACTATTTTATCTATTTTGAATATGTGTTTAGAGGATAGGGAATGCAAAACCTAGAAAGTATTGTTACTCAAGCGTTAGTAGCAGTAGAAAATGCCAACGATGTGGCGAGTATTGAAGCACTTCGTGTGGAATATTTTGGTAAAAAAGGGCAGTTTACGGCATTAATGCAGGGATTGCGTGATGTTTCTGCTGAAGAGCGTCCAGCTGTGGGAGCTAAAATTAATGAAGCTAAACAGATAGCTCAAGATGCGTTAAATAAGAAAAAAGAGAAATTAGAGAATGATGCGTTAAATGCACAATTAATAAATGAAAGTATTGATGTGAGTTTGCCTGGGCGTAAAACAGAATTAGGTGGATTACATCCTGTATCAATTACGATTGAGCGTGTTGTAAAATTTTTCTCAGAGCTTGGTTTTAGTGTTGAGCAAGGACCTGAAATTGAAACAGATTACTATAATTTTGATGCGTTAAATATTCCCGCTCATCATCCAGCTCGTGCAGATCATGATACATTTTGGTTTGATGCGCAACGTTTACTACGTACACAAACATCAGGCGTTCAAATTCGTACAATGGAAAAAGTTCAGCCGCCTATTCGTATTATGGCTCCTGGGCGTGTTTATCGTAATGATTATGACCAAACACATACCCCGATGTTTCACCAAATTGAGCTACTTTATGTAGATAAAAAAGCTAATTTTACTGAATTAAAAGGGTTATTACATGATTTCTTACGAGCCTTTTTTGAAGAAGATCTGCAAGTACGTTTTCGCCCTTCTTATTTCCCATTCACCGAGCCGTCTGCCGAAGTTGATGTAATGGGTAAAAATGGTAAATGGTTGGAAGTATTAGGTTGTGGAATGGTTCACCCGAATGTATTACGCAATGTAGGTATTGATCCTAATGAGTATTCAGGTTTTGCGGTAGGTATGGGCGTTGAGCGTTTAACAATGCTTCGCTATAACGTAACTGATTTACGTTCATTTTTTGAGAACGATTTACGTTTTTTAAAACAATTTAAATGATCGTTTGGTGTCTGTAGTCAAATTAACATTAAGTAAATTTGGTTGTGAATAAATAAAAGCGGTGAGTTAGTGCAAAATTTTGCAAAAAATAATAGAAAATGACCGCTTGCATTCATTAAATCTATCAAATATAGCTTAATGCAAGGTAATTAGAAGGAAAGAAAATAAGATGAAATTCAGTGAATCTTGGTTGCGTGAATGGGTAAACCCAGCTATTAGTACAGAGCAACTCTGCGACCAAATTACAATGTTAGGGTTAGAAGTCGATGGTGTAGAGGCTGTTGCTGGTGAGTTTTCTGGCGTGGTTGTGGGAGAAGTGGTTGAATGTAGCCAGCACCCTGATGCTGATAAATTACGAGTAACTAAAGTAAATGTTGGCGGAGATCGTTTATTAGATATTGTGTGTGGTGCGCCGAATTGCCGTCAAGGTTTAAAGGTAGCTTGTGCTGTTGAGGGAGCAGTATTACCGGGTAATTTTAAAATTAAGAAAACTAAATTGCGTGGTCAGCCATCAGAAGGAATGTTATGTTCTTTCTCAGAATTAGGTATTAAAGATGATCAAAATGGGATTATTGAATTGCCACAAAAT
This portion of the Vespertiliibacter pulmonis genome encodes:
- a CDS encoding TIGR00153 family protein translates to MAMNNILGLFAHSPLKPLQKHSKKVTECCGLLVPFFEASFENRWDEAEKIRSQIIELERRADTLKREIRLKLPRGLFMPVERTDLLELVTQLDKLANYAKDISGRVIGRQLVIPTEMQPAFLHFLSRSLDATKQSDKVINEMDQLLETGFRGRELNFVNRMILELDTIEDDTDQLQIVLRKSLLNIENSHNPIDIMFLYKIIEWIGVLADQAQRVGSRIELMLARS
- a CDS encoding inorganic phosphate transporter; protein product: MELIHHYGFIIILITAAFGFIMAFGIGANDVANAMGTSVGSGTITARQAIYIALIFEFAGAYLAGGEVAETIKSGIIASDAFAGNPDILILGMMSSLFAAGVWLLIASQKGWPVSTTHTIIGAIVGFACITIGAEAVQWSQFTGIVGSWFITPVIAGVVAFGIFSSTQKLIFDTEKPLVQAQKYAPYYAGLTVFIICVVTLDKGLKHVGLELSKSQTIGLAFSLAIVTALISFFYLRSNSFVARLQKGGFDGVEKVFSMLMLLTACAMAFAHGSNDVANAIGPLAAVVSIIDNGGVIDGQTIMAPWILPLGAIGIAIGLAVMGHKVMGTIGTGITDLTPSRGFAAQFACAITVVIASGTGLPISTTQTLVGAVLGVGFARGIAALNLGVIRNIVASWVITLPAGAVISIIIYYILSAIFR
- the pheS gene encoding phenylalanine--tRNA ligase subunit alpha, coding for MQNLESIVTQALVAVENANDVASIEALRVEYFGKKGQFTALMQGLRDVSAEERPAVGAKINEAKQIAQDALNKKKEKLENDALNAQLINESIDVSLPGRKTELGGLHPVSITIERVVKFFSELGFSVEQGPEIETDYYNFDALNIPAHHPARADHDTFWFDAQRLLRTQTSGVQIRTMEKVQPPIRIMAPGRVYRNDYDQTHTPMFHQIELLYVDKKANFTELKGLLHDFLRAFFEEDLQVRFRPSYFPFTEPSAEVDVMGKNGKWLEVLGCGMVHPNVLRNVGIDPNEYSGFAVGMGVERLTMLRYNVTDLRSFFENDLRFLKQFK